A genome region from Brassica oleracea var. oleracea cultivar TO1000 chromosome C2, BOL, whole genome shotgun sequence includes the following:
- the LOC106325534 gene encoding probable pectinesterase/pectinesterase inhibitor 58, with amino-acid sequence MGFGKDNKKKKCIVAGVVTGLLVIMVVSVAVIANQHAHSCKKKPDVNIKMTSKAVEAVCAPTDFKETCVNSFMKASPNSTEPLDLIKLSFNITIQAIKDGVKKSSVELKAKADHETKGSLELCETLMNDAIDDLTKCFDNFAGFSVDQIEKFVYDLRVWLSGSISYQQTCMDAFEEVKSILAQDMKDIFKPSKELTSNSLAMITSMSSMFGKSNITEATGDLGNNARKLLYAEDGFPSWVGPDTRRLMAAPQGGVKPNVVVAKDGSGQYKSINEALKAVPINNKVPFVIYIKQGVYKEKVVVTKQMYHVTFIGDGPTKTKITGSVNFGIGKVRTYLTSSLTVEGDNFVAKNMGIENTAGPPGGQAAALRVSADCVVIFNCQIDGYQDTLYVHSHRQFYRDSTISGTVDFIFGDSIAIFQNCNIVVRKPMGGQGCMVTAQGRTDVREPTAIVLHNCRIIGEPAYLPVKNINKAYLGRPWKEFARTIVMRTTISDVIDPAGWSAWSGDFALKTLFYAEYENSGPGSNKAQRVKWPGIQRITRPQALGFAPGRFLSGGSWIPQTGVPYLPNLQ; translated from the exons ATGGGCTTCGGTAAAGATAACAAAAAGAAGAAATGCATCGTCGCTGGGGTTGTCACGGGTTTGCTCGTTATCATGGTAGTCTCCGTGGCCGTCATAGCGAACCAACATGCCCATTCTTGTAAGAAAAAGCCCGACGTGAATATTAAAATGACCAGCAAGGCAGTCGAAGCGGTGTGCGCACCTACTGACTTCAAGGAAACATGTGTCAACAGCTTCATGAAAGCGTCTCCTAACTCCACCGAGCCTCTTGATCTCATCAAGCTCAGCTTCAACATCACCATTCAAGCCATCAAGGATGGTGTCAAGAAATCCTCTGTAGAGCTCAAAGCCAAGGCAGATCATGAGACCAAAGGGTCTCTGGAGTTGTGTGAGACGCTTATGAATGACGCTATAGATGATCTGACGAAGTGTTTTGATAACTTTGCTGGCTTTTCAGTTGATCAGATTGAGAAATTCGTCTATGATCTTCGTGTCTGGCTCAGTGGGTCCATTTCGTATCAGCAGACATGCATGGATGCTTTTGAGGAAGTTAAGTCAATCCTTGCACAAGACATGAAAGACATCTTCAAACCATCTAAAGAACTCACCAGTAATAGTCTTGCAATGATTACCAGTATGTCCAGCATGTTTGGAAAGTCCAACATCACAG AAGCAACGGGAGATCTTGGAAACAACGCCAGAAAGCTTTTGTATGCTGAAGACGGTTTCCCAAGCTGGGTAGGACCAGACACTCGAAGGCTCATGGCAGCACCACAAGGAGGTGTGAAACCTAATGTGGTGGTGGCTAAGGACGGAAGTGGTCAGTACAAAAGTATAAACGAGGCCTTGAAAGCTGTGCCTATAAACAACAAAGTGCCATTCGTTATCTACATCAAGCAAGGTGTCTACAAGGAGAAAGTCGTTGTTACAAAACAGATGTATCACGTCACTTTCATCGGAGATGGACCCACCAAAACTAAGATCACCGGTAGTGTCAACTTTGGTATCGGCAAGGTCAGGACATACCTGACATCCTCTCTCA CTGTCGAGGGTGATAACTTCGTGGCAAAGAACATGGGGATTGAGAACACCGCCGGTCCCCCAGGAGGACAAGCCGCAGCCCTAAGAGTTTCCGCGGACTGTGTAGTTATCTTCAACTGTCAAATCGATGGTTACCAAGACACACTCTACGTCCATTCCCACCGTCAATTCTACCGTGACTCCACCATCTCAGGCACCGTCGACTTCATCTTCGGCGACTCAATCGCCATCTTTCAAAACTGCAACATCGTGGTGAGGAAACCCATGGGAGGCCAAGGCTGCATGGTCACCGCACAAGGCCGCACCGACGTGCGTGAACCCACCGCTATCGTGCTCCACAACTGCCGCATCATCGGAGAACCGGCGTATCTTCCGGTGAAAAACATAAACAAAGCATATCTTGGAAGGCCGTGGAAAGAGTTCGCAAGGACCATAGTGATGAGAACGACCATAAGCGACGTTATTGATCCAGCGGGATGGTCTGCATGGAGCGGTGATTTTGCGCTCAAAACTCTTTTCTACGCTGAGTATGAGAACAGTGGGCCTGGATCAAACAAAGCCCAACGTGTTAAATGGCCTGGTATTCAGAGGATTACTCGTCCTCAGGCTCTTGGATTTGCTCCTGGGAGATTTTTAAGTGGTGGTTCGTGGATTCCACAAACTGGTGTGCCGTATTTGCCGAATCTGCAATAG